A genome region from Macrotis lagotis isolate mMagLag1 chromosome 4, bilby.v1.9.chrom.fasta, whole genome shotgun sequence includes the following:
- the BCL2L10 gene encoding bcl-2-like protein 10 → MDPKGALRQETAQLVADYLECCGRRDGPEERPAPSPAAATMRLVARELRRRYRDFFECARGRLLDQTPEQVLAEVAELLSQDGFNWGRVAVLVVFAGSLLELEDLRKEERAQQLRRERSRRVARELCRYLVDQKGAWLQEHGGWTGFHHHFTQNQQSDPSSTLCCIMAAAAGFGLVGLALLLAVR, encoded by the exons ATGGACCCCAAGGGCGCCCTCCGGCAGGAGACGGCGCAGCTGGTGGCCGACTACCTGGAGTGCTGCGGCCGGCGCGACGGCCCGGAGGAGCGGCCCGCGCCCTCCCCGGCGGCCGCCACCATGCGCCTGGTGGCCCGGGAGCTCCGCCGGCGCTACCGCGACTTCTTCGAGTGCGCCCGGGGCCGCCTGCTGGACCAGACGCCCGAGCAGGTGCTGGCGGAGGTGGCGGAGCTCCTGAGCCAGGACGGCTTCAACTGGGGCCGCGTGGCGGTGCTGGTGGTGTTCGCCGGCTCGCTGCTGGAGCTGGAGGACCTGCGCAAGGAGGAGCGCGCGCAGCAGCTGCGCCGGGAGCGGAGCCGGCGCGTGGCCCGCGAGCTGTGCCGCTACCTGGTGGACCAGAAGGGCGCCTGGCTGCAGGAGCACGGCGGCTGG ACTGGTTTTCACCACCACTTCACCCAAAACCAACAAAGTGATCCAAGTAGTACCCTGTGCTGTATAATGGCGGCAGCTGCAGGATTTGGACTAGTGGGATTGGCTCTTCTTTTAGCTGTAAGATAA